In one Winogradskyella sp. MH6 genomic region, the following are encoded:
- the miaB gene encoding tRNA (N6-isopentenyl adenosine(37)-C2)-methylthiotransferase MiaB, translating to MEKIIDENKQGEALILDQKDGNTKKLFIESYGCQMNFSDSEIVASILSNQGYNTTQNLEDADLVLVNTCSIRDKAEQTVRKRLKYYDKIKDKNPSMKVGVLGCMAERLKTKFLDEEKIVDLVVGPDAYKDLPNLLADVDEGRDAINVILSKEETYGDISPVRLNSNGVSAFVSITRGCDNMCTFCVVPFTRGRERSRDPQSIIEEVNDLWNKGYKEVTLLGQNVDSYLWYGGGLKKDYEKASELQKATAVNFAKLLELCAKAQPKMRFRFSTSNPQDMTLDVIETMSMFENICNYIHLPVQSGSNRILKEMNRLHTREEYFELIDNIKRIIPDVAISQDMIAGFPTETEEDHQDTLTLMEYVKYDYGFMFAYSERPGTLAGRKMEDDVPADVKQRRLNEIQALQRRHSLHNTQKHVGNIEEILIEKASKKSDEHWSGRNSQNMVAVFPKEHYKPGDFVNVKILDCTSATLIGEAVGYSKNNS from the coding sequence ATGGAAAAAATAATCGACGAAAACAAACAAGGTGAAGCCTTAATTTTAGACCAAAAAGACGGTAACACCAAAAAGCTATTTATTGAAAGTTACGGTTGCCAAATGAATTTTAGCGACAGTGAAATTGTAGCTTCAATCTTATCTAATCAAGGATATAATACAACTCAAAACCTAGAAGATGCTGATTTGGTTTTGGTGAATACCTGCTCTATTAGAGACAAAGCAGAGCAAACTGTTAGAAAACGCCTTAAATATTACGACAAAATCAAGGATAAAAACCCTTCAATGAAAGTTGGCGTGCTAGGTTGTATGGCAGAGCGTCTTAAAACTAAGTTCCTAGATGAAGAAAAAATCGTTGATTTAGTTGTTGGTCCTGATGCCTATAAAGATTTACCTAATCTTTTAGCTGATGTAGATGAAGGAAGAGATGCCATCAATGTTATTTTATCTAAAGAGGAAACTTACGGAGATATATCTCCTGTAAGATTAAACAGCAATGGTGTTAGTGCTTTTGTATCTATAACCAGAGGTTGTGACAATATGTGTACATTCTGCGTTGTTCCGTTTACAAGAGGAAGAGAACGTAGTAGAGATCCTCAAAGTATTATTGAAGAAGTTAACGATTTATGGAACAAAGGTTATAAGGAAGTAACGCTTTTAGGACAAAATGTAGATAGCTACTTATGGTATGGTGGTGGACTTAAAAAGGATTATGAAAAAGCTTCAGAATTACAAAAAGCTACAGCCGTAAACTTTGCTAAACTATTAGAATTGTGCGCAAAAGCGCAACCAAAAATGCGTTTTAGATTCTCGACATCTAACCCTCAAGATATGACTTTAGATGTTATTGAAACTATGTCTATGTTTGAAAACATTTGTAATTATATACACCTGCCTGTGCAAAGCGGAAGCAACCGTATTCTTAAAGAAATGAATCGTTTGCATACTCGCGAGGAATATTTTGAACTTATAGACAATATTAAAAGAATCATTCCAGATGTAGCGATTAGCCAAGATATGATTGCTGGTTTCCCAACAGAGACTGAAGAAGACCATCAAGATACCCTAACGCTTATGGAATACGTAAAATACGATTACGGTTTTATGTTTGCCTATTCTGAGCGTCCAGGCACACTTGCTGGCAGAAAAATGGAGGATGATGTACCTGCAGATGTAAAACAAAGACGACTTAACGAAATACAAGCCTTACAACGCAGACATAGTTTACACAATACCCAAAAACATGTTGGTAATATTGAAGAAATTTTAATAGAAAAAGCTTCTAAAAAATCTGACGAGCATTGGTCTGGTAGAAACAGTCAAAATATGGTTGCTGTTTTTCCAAAAGAACACTACAAACCTGGTGACTTTGTTAACGTAAAAATATTAGACTGTACAAGCGCCACACTTATTGGTGAAGCTGTAGGCTATTCAAAAAACAACTCTTAA
- a CDS encoding sigma-54 interaction domain-containing protein — protein sequence MESVQAIKQRFGIIGNDPKLNRAIEKAIQVAATDISVLVTGESGVGKESIPKIIHQLSHRKHGKYIAVNCGAIPEGTIDSELFGHEKGAFTGATQTRSGYFEVADGGTIFLDEVGELPLTTQVRLLRVLENGEFIKVGSSKVQKTNVRIVAATNVNMFEAIKKEKFREDLYYRLSTIEINLPALRERKEDIHLLFRKFASDFALKYKMPTVKLTDDAVALLLKYRWNGNIRQLRNVAEQVSVLEHNRTINAVTLQNYLPNTGSNLPAVINNTKSESDFSSEREILYKVLFDMKSDLNDLKKLTMELMKSGSVSDVKKENEHLIQKIYGDDDGDDYETASEVENLEVLSIPQHTEDNDSDIIDVDDKYHFAEEIEEEETLSLQDKELELIKKSLERHNGKRKLAAAELGISERTLYRKIKQYDL from the coding sequence ATGGAATCAGTACAAGCCATAAAACAACGCTTCGGCATTATTGGTAACGACCCTAAACTCAATCGTGCCATAGAAAAAGCCATTCAGGTTGCTGCTACAGATATTTCTGTTTTGGTTACTGGTGAAAGTGGTGTTGGTAAAGAGAGTATTCCAAAAATCATACACCAACTTTCTCACAGAAAACACGGCAAATACATTGCTGTAAACTGTGGTGCTATACCAGAAGGTACCATAGACAGTGAGCTGTTTGGTCACGAAAAAGGTGCGTTTACAGGAGCTACACAAACACGTTCTGGTTATTTTGAAGTTGCTGATGGCGGAACCATCTTTTTAGATGAAGTTGGTGAGTTGCCATTAACAACACAAGTACGCTTGCTTCGTGTTTTAGAAAATGGAGAGTTTATTAAAGTAGGTTCTAGTAAGGTTCAAAAAACCAACGTAAGAATCGTGGCTGCTACAAACGTTAACATGTTTGAAGCCATTAAGAAAGAAAAGTTTAGAGAGGATCTTTACTACCGCTTGAGCACTATAGAAATTAATCTTCCTGCTTTAAGAGAGCGCAAAGAGGATATTCATTTATTGTTTAGAAAATTTGCAAGTGACTTTGCTTTAAAATATAAAATGCCAACAGTAAAATTAACTGATGATGCTGTTGCTTTACTTTTAAAATACCGTTGGAATGGTAACATTCGCCAATTACGAAATGTTGCTGAGCAAGTTTCGGTTTTGGAGCATAATCGTACTATTAATGCAGTTACACTTCAGAATTATTTACCAAATACAGGTTCAAATTTACCTGCAGTAATAAATAACACTAAATCTGAAAGTGACTTTAGCAGTGAAAGAGAAATACTTTACAAAGTGTTATTCGACATGAAAAGTGATTTGAATGACCTTAAAAAGTTAACTATGGAACTAATGAAGTCTGGCAGTGTTTCTGATGTTAAAAAGGAAAATGAACACCTAATACAAAAGATCTATGGCGATGATGATGGTGACGATTACGAAACTGCATCAGAAGTAGAGAATTTAGAAGTACTATCTATACCTCAGCATACTGAAGATAATGACTCAGATATCATAGATGTAGACGATAAATATCACTTTGCTGAAGAGATTGAAGAAGAAGAAACCTTATCTTTACAGGACAAGGAACTAGAACTTATAAAAAAATCCTTGGAACGTCACAACGGTAAAAGAAAACTTGCCGCTGCAGAATTGGGTATAAGTGAACGTACACTTTACAGAAAAATTAAGCAATACGATCTTTAA
- the groL gene encoding chaperonin GroEL (60 kDa chaperone family; promotes refolding of misfolded polypeptides especially under stressful conditions; forms two stacked rings of heptamers to form a barrel-shaped 14mer; ends can be capped by GroES; misfolded proteins enter the barrel where they are refolded when GroES binds) codes for MAKDIKFDIEARDGLKRGVDALANAVKVTLGPKGRNVIIGKSFGGPQVTKDGVSVAKEIELEDELENMGAQMVKEVASKTNDLAGDGTTTATVLAQAIVKEGLKNVAAGANPMDLKRGIDKAVETITADLEKQAKKVGNSSEKIQQVASISANNDNTIGELIAEAFGKVGKEGVITVEEAKGTDTYVDVVEGMQFDRGYLSPYFVTDADKMIADLENPYILLFDKKISNLQEILPILEPVAQSGRPLLIIAEDVEGQALATLVVNKLRGGLKIAAVKAPGFGDRRKAMLEDIAILTGGTVISEERGFSLENADLSMLGTAESVMIDKDNTTIVNGNGNSSDIKARVNQIKAQIETTTSDYDKEKLQERLAKLAGGVAVLYVGAASEVEMKEKKDRVDDALHATRAAVEEGIVAGGGVALVRAKKTLEKITTDNLDETTGVQIVNKAIEAPLRTIVENAGGEGSVVINKVLEGKKDFGYDAKSEEYVDMLKAGIIDPKKVTRIALENAASVAGMILTTECALVDIKEDAPAMPPMGGGGMPGMM; via the coding sequence ATGGCAAAAGATATAAAATTCGATATTGAAGCACGCGACGGACTTAAACGTGGTGTCGACGCTTTAGCAAATGCAGTAAAAGTAACTTTAGGACCTAAAGGACGTAACGTAATTATCGGAAAATCATTTGGTGGACCTCAAGTCACTAAAGATGGTGTTTCTGTAGCAAAAGAGATTGAGCTAGAAGATGAGCTAGAAAACATGGGAGCTCAAATGGTAAAAGAAGTCGCTTCTAAAACTAACGATTTAGCTGGTGATGGTACAACAACTGCAACCGTTTTAGCACAAGCAATTGTAAAAGAAGGTTTAAAAAACGTTGCTGCAGGTGCTAACCCAATGGACTTAAAACGTGGTATTGACAAGGCTGTAGAAACTATTACTGCAGACTTAGAAAAGCAAGCTAAAAAAGTTGGTAATTCTTCTGAAAAAATTCAACAAGTAGCTTCTATTTCTGCTAATAATGACAACACTATTGGTGAACTTATCGCTGAAGCGTTTGGTAAAGTTGGTAAAGAAGGTGTTATTACTGTAGAAGAAGCAAAAGGAACAGACACCTATGTAGATGTTGTAGAAGGTATGCAGTTTGACAGAGGTTACTTATCTCCTTACTTTGTAACTGATGCTGATAAAATGATAGCTGATTTAGAAAATCCATACATTTTATTATTTGACAAGAAGATTTCTAACTTACAGGAAATTCTTCCAATCTTAGAACCAGTAGCACAATCTGGTCGTCCATTATTGATTATCGCAGAAGATGTAGAAGGACAAGCTTTAGCAACGTTAGTGGTAAATAAATTAAGAGGTGGTCTTAAAATCGCGGCTGTAAAAGCACCTGGTTTTGGAGACAGACGTAAAGCAATGTTAGAGGATATTGCTATCTTAACTGGTGGTACTGTAATCTCTGAAGAAAGAGGCTTCTCATTAGAAAACGCTGATCTTTCTATGTTAGGTACAGCTGAGTCTGTAATGATAGACAAAGACAACACAACTATTGTAAATGGTAACGGTAATTCTTCTGATATTAAAGCAAGAGTTAACCAAATTAAAGCTCAGATAGAAACAACTACATCTGACTATGATAAAGAAAAACTTCAAGAGCGTTTAGCAAAATTAGCTGGTGGAGTTGCTGTACTTTATGTAGGTGCTGCTTCTGAAGTAGAAATGAAAGAAAAGAAAGATCGTGTTGATGATGCTTTACATGCTACACGTGCTGCTGTAGAAGAAGGTATTGTTGCTGGTGGTGGAGTTGCTTTAGTAAGAGCTAAAAAGACTTTAGAAAAAATCACGACTGATAACCTTGACGAAACTACAGGTGTACAAATCGTTAATAAAGCAATTGAAGCTCCTTTAAGAACTATTGTTGAAAATGCAGGTGGTGAAGGATCTGTTGTTATCAATAAAGTATTAGAAGGCAAAAAAGACTTTGGTTACGATGCTAAGTCTGAAGAATACGTAGACATGCTTAAAGCTGGTATTATTGATCCTAAAAAAGTAACTCGTATTGCTTTAGAAAATGCGGCTTCTGTAGCTGGTATGATCTTAACTACCGAGTGCGCTTTAGTTGACATTAAAGAAGATGCTCCTGCTATGCCACCAATGGGTGGAGGCGGAATGCCAGGCATGATGTAA
- the gldK gene encoding type IX secretion system lipoprotein PorK/GldK produces the protein MNIKRFILLTTVLVLVASCNSGDRGQLVGVKGKKWHPEKPYGMTLVPGGAFIMGKSDDDIAGVQDAPTKTATVRAFYMDETEITNSEYRQFVFWVRDSILRLKLAEMADLEGKTPGNGDIGEFAYLDANPEDLNAYESYMQNTYGNEQRKINHDVDLYFDTDDYPDELYAEVMDGMYLPLEESYNGQRTWDVKQFKFQYTYMDIAKAAKDRSLKRSQVIQQEEVEVYPDTTAWIRDFAYSYNEPMHNDYFWHDAYGDYPVVGVSWKQAQAFCQWRTLYHNGYQKSKGRQAVNSYRLPSEAEWEYAARGGLQGASYPWGGPYTKNDRGCFMANFKPLRGDYAADQALYTVEADAYDPNDFNLYNMAGNVSEWVNGSYDPASYEFSSTINPNVNDPENSRKVVRGGSWKDVAYFLQVSSRDYEYADSARSYIGFRTVQDYMGTEVTKNAATN, from the coding sequence ATGAATATTAAGAGATTTATTTTACTTACCACTGTATTGGTTTTGGTTGCCAGTTGTAATTCTGGAGACCGCGGACAATTAGTAGGTGTTAAAGGTAAAAAATGGCACCCAGAGAAGCCTTATGGCATGACTTTAGTTCCAGGAGGGGCTTTTATTATGGGTAAATCAGACGATGACATTGCTGGTGTTCAAGATGCTCCAACTAAAACGGCTACAGTACGTGCATTTTATATGGATGAAACTGAGATTACGAATAGTGAGTATAGACAGTTTGTGTTTTGGGTAAGAGATTCTATTCTTAGGCTTAAATTAGCTGAGATGGCAGATTTAGAAGGTAAAACTCCAGGCAATGGCGATATTGGTGAGTTTGCTTATTTAGATGCTAATCCTGAGGATTTAAATGCTTACGAGAGTTACATGCAAAATACTTATGGTAACGAGCAAAGAAAAATTAATCATGATGTAGATTTATATTTTGATACTGACGATTATCCAGATGAGCTTTATGCTGAGGTTATGGATGGTATGTACTTGCCACTAGAAGAGTCTTACAATGGACAGCGTACTTGGGATGTAAAGCAATTTAAATTTCAGTATACATATATGGATATAGCTAAGGCTGCAAAAGATAGAAGCCTTAAGCGTTCTCAAGTTATACAGCAAGAAGAAGTAGAGGTATATCCAGATACTACAGCTTGGATTAGAGACTTTGCGTATTCTTATAATGAGCCAATGCACAATGATTATTTTTGGCACGATGCTTACGGAGACTATCCTGTTGTAGGTGTGTCTTGGAAACAAGCACAAGCATTTTGTCAATGGAGAACACTTTATCATAATGGTTACCAAAAGAGTAAAGGAAGACAGGCAGTAAACTCCTACAGATTACCTTCAGAAGCAGAATGGGAATATGCTGCTCGTGGAGGATTACAAGGTGCTTCATATCCTTGGGGTGGACCTTACACTAAGAATGATAGAGGATGCTTCATGGCTAACTTCAAACCATTAAGAGGAGATTACGCAGCAGACCAAGCATTATATACTGTAGAGGCTGATGCTTATGATCCAAATGATTTTAATTTATATAACATGGCAGGTAACGTTTCAGAATGGGTAAACGGTTCTTATGATCCTGCTTCTTATGAATTTTCATCAACAATCAATCCTAATGTCAATGATCCTGAAAACTCTCGCAAGGTAGTAAGAGGTGGATCTTGGAAAGATGTTGCTTACTTCTTACAAGTAAGTTCTAGAGATTATGAGTATGCGGACTCAGCAAGAAGTTATATTGGTTTCAGAACCGTACAAGATTACATGGGAACTGAGGTAACTAAAAACGCAGCAACTAACTAA
- a CDS encoding formimidoylglutamase produces the protein MNFNFLTPVSDAVLAHSELLAQQALGKKIKIHSKQNGIPDLEDVQIAIIGVLENRNDVNYIGVNINFDSVRKTLYTLFPGNWISNIADLGDILPGESVEDTYYAIRTAISVLVEKNIIPIILGGSQDLTYSNYRAYDNLMPMVNIVNIDTNFDLGDANLPIKNNSYVGKVIVEEPYNLFNYSTIGYQTYFNSQEEIDLMEKLYFESYRLGEISGDINKVEPLLRDAHIVSIDLKSIRAAEVSDSLKYSPNGFSGKEICAITRYAGISNKVSSFGIYEYINSKNDSASSMLIAQMIWYFIEGVNCRVKDDNFNNENEFQKYNVLVEDDELIFFKSIKTGRWWIEIPFLPDVNNKLKKHTLLPCMHADYVLATQGEIPERWYKAFRKNSF, from the coding sequence ATGAATTTTAATTTTCTAACGCCTGTTTCAGATGCGGTTTTAGCTCATTCAGAACTATTAGCGCAACAAGCGCTGGGAAAAAAAATCAAAATTCACTCTAAGCAAAACGGTATTCCAGATTTAGAAGATGTCCAAATTGCTATCATTGGTGTTCTAGAAAACAGAAATGATGTTAATTATATAGGAGTCAATATCAATTTCGATTCTGTTAGAAAAACACTCTATACTCTATTTCCTGGAAATTGGATTTCAAATATTGCCGATTTAGGAGATATACTTCCGGGAGAATCTGTAGAAGATACTTATTATGCTATTCGTACAGCTATTTCGGTTTTAGTAGAGAAAAACATTATTCCAATTATTCTAGGGGGAAGTCAAGATTTAACCTACTCTAATTATCGTGCATATGATAATTTGATGCCCATGGTTAATATTGTTAATATAGATACCAACTTCGATTTAGGTGATGCCAACTTACCGATTAAGAATAATAGTTATGTAGGGAAAGTAATTGTAGAAGAACCTTATAACCTATTTAATTATTCTACAATAGGATACCAAACGTATTTCAATTCTCAAGAAGAAATAGATCTTATGGAGAAGTTGTACTTTGAGTCATATCGTTTAGGTGAGATATCTGGAGATATAAACAAGGTAGAGCCATTGTTAAGAGATGCACATATAGTTTCAATAGATTTAAAATCTATTAGAGCAGCTGAGGTAAGTGATAGTTTAAAATATTCTCCTAACGGTTTTTCAGGAAAAGAAATTTGCGCAATTACTCGATATGCAGGTATCAGTAATAAAGTATCTTCATTTGGGATTTATGAGTATATTAATTCTAAAAATGATTCTGCGTCTTCTATGCTAATAGCGCAAATGATCTGGTATTTTATAGAAGGAGTTAATTGTAGAGTCAAAGATGATAACTTTAATAATGAAAATGAGTTTCAGAAGTATAATGTTTTGGTTGAAGATGATGAGCTCATATTTTTTAAAAGTATAAAAACAGGTCGCTGGTGGATAGAAATACCTTTTTTACCAGATGTTAATAATAAATTAAAAAAGCACACGTTATTACCATGCATGCATGCCGATTATGTGCTTGCTACTCAAGGTGAAATACCCGAACGTTGGTATAAGGCCTTTAGGAAGAACAGCTTTTAA
- a CDS encoding co-chaperone GroES — protein sequence MALNIKPLADRVLVEPMEAETKTASGIIIPDNAKEKPQKGTVVAVGNGKKDEPLTVKVGDTVLYGKYGGTELKLEGKDYLMMRESDILAIV from the coding sequence ATGGCTTTAAACATTAAACCTTTAGCAGACAGAGTTCTTGTAGAACCAATGGAAGCTGAGACAAAAACAGCTTCTGGTATTATTATTCCAGATAATGCAAAAGAAAAACCGCAAAAGGGAACTGTTGTTGCTGTTGGCAATGGCAAAAAAGACGAACCTTTAACTGTTAAAGTTGGCGATACTGTACTTTATGGAAAGTATGGTGGTACAGAATTAAAGTTAGAAGGTAAAGACTATTTAATGATGCGCGAAAGCGACATATTAGCAATTGTTTAA
- the secG gene encoding preprotein translocase subunit SecG — MFTIFLILIVAVAFLLVVVIMVQNPKGGGLSSSFGGGGTQQLGGVKKTGDFLDKSTWFLGTALIVLILASNLTIDSGNDIDSKALDEKEAIEIPASTPTNTEDAGTTDGN, encoded by the coding sequence ATGTTTACAATATTTTTAATCTTAATCGTAGCAGTAGCCTTTCTATTGGTAGTAGTAATTATGGTACAGAATCCTAAAGGAGGAGGTTTATCATCTTCTTTTGGTGGTGGAGGCACACAACAATTAGGTGGTGTTAAGAAGACAGGAGATTTCTTAGATAAGAGTACTTGGTTTTTAGGTACAGCATTAATTGTTTTAATCCTTGCTTCTAACTTAACCATAGATTCTGGTAACGATATTGACTCTAAAGCTTTAGATGAAAAAGAAGCTATTGAGATACCTGCATCAACTCCAACCAACACAGAAGATGCTGGTACTACTGACGGGAACTAA
- the topA gene encoding type I DNA topoisomerase, protein MPKNLVIVESPAKAKTIEKFLGKDYKVESSFGHVSDLPSKELGVDVEGDFDPKYRVSKDKRDVVKKLKELAKKAEIVWLASDEDREGEAIAWHLAEALDLDKEKTKRIVFHEITKSAINKAIENPRGIDYNLVDAQQARRVLDRIVGYELSPVLWRKVKGGLSAGRVQSVSVRLIVEREREIQNFNAEASYRIDAEFTSEDGKSFKAKLPKNFSSEEEALTFLNNNKGATYEVADLQKKPAKKSPAAPFTTSTLQQEASRKLGFSVSRTMSNAQRLYEAGLITYMRTDSVNLSDEARQGAEKEIISAYGSEYSKPRNYKGKSKGAQEAHEAIRPTDFSNHTVSVERDQARLYDLIWKRAIASQMSEAKLERTNLKIQINSSQKVSEQFTANGEIITFDGFLKVYLEGTDDEDTEQDGILPDLKVGEELANSYITATQRFTRPPSRYTEASLVKQLEELGIGRPSTYAPTISTIQNRNYIEKGSHEGDERAYKQLVFENQNIKENNLTEKVGSNKGKLVPTDVGIIVTDFLVNHFESILDYNFTAKVEESFDDIAEGKEDWKAMMKDFYKGFHPQVEDVQENAERETGERILGTDPKTGRQVSVRLGKFGPMVQIGTVDEEEKPQFASLSPDQQLNTITYEEAMDLFKLPKALGHYNDDEVEVNNGRFGPYVRYGKKFVSLPKGVDPLSVELDEAIIYIKEKEKANAPIYMYQGLEVTKGKGRFGPFIKWNNMFINVNKKYDWDNLSEEDIVTLIEDKIQKEKDKLIHVWEEEGIRVEKARWGRHNVIKGKQKVELAKTVDVSDMTLEEAKAILEKNAPKKKTRKTTKKKTTTKKK, encoded by the coding sequence ATGCCGAAGAATCTAGTTATAGTTGAGTCTCCTGCAAAGGCAAAAACCATAGAGAAGTTTTTAGGAAAAGATTATAAAGTTGAGTCCAGTTTTGGGCATGTTTCAGACTTACCTTCCAAAGAATTAGGGGTTGATGTAGAGGGAGATTTTGATCCAAAATATAGGGTGTCAAAAGACAAGCGCGATGTTGTAAAAAAATTAAAAGAGTTAGCTAAGAAAGCTGAAATAGTATGGCTAGCAAGTGATGAGGATCGTGAGGGAGAAGCTATAGCATGGCATTTAGCAGAAGCACTAGATTTAGATAAAGAAAAGACAAAGCGCATTGTTTTTCATGAGATTACAAAAAGTGCTATCAATAAAGCGATTGAAAATCCTCGCGGCATAGATTATAATTTAGTAGATGCTCAGCAGGCAAGACGTGTTTTAGACCGAATTGTTGGTTATGAGCTGTCACCAGTTTTATGGCGAAAAGTTAAAGGAGGTTTATCTGCTGGTAGAGTACAGTCCGTTTCTGTTCGACTTATTGTTGAACGTGAGCGCGAAATACAAAATTTTAATGCAGAAGCATCCTATAGAATTGATGCGGAGTTTACATCAGAAGACGGAAAATCGTTCAAAGCAAAATTACCAAAGAATTTTAGTTCAGAAGAAGAAGCTTTAACGTTTTTAAATAATAATAAAGGCGCAACTTATGAGGTTGCTGACTTGCAAAAAAAACCAGCAAAAAAATCACCAGCAGCACCATTTACAACATCTACATTACAACAGGAGGCATCTAGAAAATTAGGTTTTTCTGTGAGTAGAACGATGAGCAATGCACAACGCTTGTATGAGGCTGGTCTCATAACTTATATGAGAACAGATAGTGTTAACTTGTCTGATGAAGCAAGACAAGGTGCTGAGAAAGAGATTATCTCTGCTTATGGTTCAGAATATAGTAAACCGAGAAACTACAAGGGAAAATCTAAAGGTGCTCAAGAGGCTCACGAAGCCATTAGGCCAACAGATTTTTCTAATCATACAGTAAGCGTAGAGCGTGATCAGGCTAGGCTTTACGATTTAATATGGAAACGCGCAATTGCATCACAAATGAGTGAGGCTAAGCTAGAGCGTACCAATTTGAAAATTCAAATTAATAGCTCTCAAAAAGTAAGTGAACAATTTACTGCTAATGGAGAAATTATAACGTTTGATGGATTCTTAAAAGTGTATCTAGAAGGAACAGATGATGAGGATACAGAACAAGATGGTATTTTGCCAGACTTAAAGGTAGGTGAGGAGTTAGCTAATAGTTATATCACGGCAACACAGCGTTTTACTAGACCTCCGTCAAGATATACTGAGGCATCTTTGGTAAAGCAATTAGAGGAATTAGGAATCGGTAGACCATCAACATATGCGCCGACAATTTCTACAATTCAAAATAGAAATTACATAGAAAAAGGTTCACACGAAGGTGATGAAAGAGCATACAAACAATTGGTTTTTGAAAACCAAAATATTAAAGAGAACAATCTTACAGAAAAAGTAGGTTCTAACAAAGGAAAATTAGTGCCGACAGATGTTGGTATTATAGTTACCGACTTTTTAGTAAATCATTTTGAAAGCATTTTAGACTATAACTTTACCGCAAAAGTAGAGGAGAGTTTTGATGATATAGCTGAAGGTAAAGAAGACTGGAAAGCTATGATGAAAGATTTCTATAAAGGCTTTCATCCACAAGTTGAAGATGTACAAGAAAATGCAGAACGTGAAACAGGAGAGCGTATTCTAGGTACTGATCCTAAAACAGGTCGCCAAGTTAGTGTGCGCTTAGGTAAGTTTGGTCCAATGGTTCAGATCGGTACAGTAGACGAGGAAGAGAAACCACAGTTTGCTAGCTTATCACCAGATCAGCAACTCAACACCATAACTTACGAAGAAGCAATGGATCTTTTTAAGCTTCCAAAAGCTTTAGGTCATTATAATGATGATGAGGTAGAAGTTAACAACGGACGTTTTGGGCCTTATGTTAGATACGGCAAAAAGTTTGTCTCTTTGCCTAAAGGAGTAGATCCTCTTAGTGTAGAACTAGATGAAGCTATTATATATATTAAGGAGAAAGAAAAAGCAAATGCTCCTATATATATGTATCAAGGTTTAGAAGTTACAAAAGGAAAAGGACGTTTTGGACCATTTATTAAGTGGAACAATATGTTTATAAATGTGAATAAAAAATACGATTGGGACAATTTATCTGAAGAAGACATCGTAACTTTGATCGAAGATAAAATCCAAAAGGAAAAAGATAAGCTTATTCATGTTTGGGAAGAGGAAGGCATTAGAGTAGAAAAGGCACGTTGGGGAAGGCACAATGTTATAAAAGGTAAGCAGAAAGTTGAGCTGGCTAAGACAGTTGATGTATCTGATATGACCTTAGAAGAGGCTAAAGCTATTCTAGAAAAAAATGCTCCAAAAAAGAAAACAAGAAAAACCACAAAGAAGAAAACGACTACCAAAAAGAAGTAA
- a CDS encoding LptE family protein gives MRLLKYIGILFLTITLTGCGIYSFTGLTETPDSFQVNFFQNNADLVEPGLDIQFTNALQDLIQNQTSAQLVTSGGEVIYEGEIVEYRIAPMTATSDNRAAQNRLTISINVRYINTLDSEKDIEQRFSFFFDYGADEQLVGGLKDEAHEVIFERLTQDIINATLADW, from the coding sequence ATGAGATTATTAAAATATATTGGCATACTGTTTCTCACAATAACCCTTACTGGTTGTGGCATTTATTCTTTTACAGGTCTTACTGAAACACCTGATAGCTTTCAGGTAAATTTCTTTCAAAACAATGCTGATTTAGTCGAGCCTGGTTTAGATATTCAATTTACCAATGCACTTCAAGATTTAATTCAAAATCAAACAAGTGCGCAATTAGTAACCTCTGGAGGTGAAGTTATTTATGAAGGTGAAATTGTTGAGTATAGAATTGCTCCCATGACAGCAACTTCTGATAACAGAGCTGCACAAAACCGACTTACAATTAGTATTAATGTAAGATATATCAACACCCTTGACTCAGAAAAAGACATTGAGCAACGCTTTTCATTTTTCTTTGATTATGGAGCAGATGAACAATTAGTTGGAGGGCTTAAAGATGAAGCCCATGAGGTTATTTTTGAGCGTCTAACGCAAGATATTATTAACGCCACCTTAGCCGATTGGTAA